In one window of Paenibacillus sp. J23TS9 DNA:
- the rplV gene encoding 50S ribosomal protein L22, whose amino-acid sequence MEAKAHARSIRIAPRKVKLVIDLIRGKQVGEAIAILRHTPKSASLVVEKLLNSAIANAEHNYSMDINSLVVSQVFVNQGPTMKRFRPRAMGRASRINKRTSHITLVVSEK is encoded by the coding sequence ATGGAAGCAAAAGCACATGCCAGATCGATCCGGATTGCTCCTCGTAAAGTCAAGCTCGTGATTGACTTGATCCGTGGTAAGCAAGTTGGTGAGGCAATCGCCATTCTCCGCCACACTCCGAAATCGGCTTCCCTGGTTGTAGAGAAGCTGCTGAACTCAGCGATCGCCAATGCTGAGCATAACTACTCTATGGATATTAATAGTTTGGTTGTTAGCCAGGTTTTCGTTAACCAAGGACCAACCATGAAGAGATTCCGTCCACGCGCCATGGGCCGTGCAAGCAGAATCAATAAACGCACCAGCCACATTACTTTGGTGGTATCTGAAAAATAA
- the rpsC gene encoding 30S ribosomal protein S3 gives MGQKVNPVGLRIGIIRDWESKWYAGKDFGNLLLEDVKIREYLKNKLKDSAVSRIEIERAANRVNVTIHTAKPGMVIGKGGSEVEVLRSQVTKIAGGKKVHINISEIKHADLDAILVAESIAQQLERRVSFRRALKQAIQRTMRSGAKGIKTQVGGRLGGAEIARSEGYSEGTVPLHTLRADIDYGTAEAHTTYGRIGVKVWIYRGEVLPPAKKQAAQEGGN, from the coding sequence GTGGGCCAAAAGGTAAATCCTGTCGGACTCCGGATCGGTATTATCCGTGATTGGGAATCTAAATGGTATGCAGGCAAAGATTTCGGAAATCTTTTGCTGGAAGACGTTAAAATTCGCGAATACCTTAAGAATAAACTAAAAGATTCTGCTGTATCTCGTATTGAAATCGAGAGAGCGGCAAATCGTGTGAATGTGACTATCCACACTGCGAAACCAGGAATGGTTATCGGTAAAGGTGGTTCTGAAGTCGAAGTACTGCGGAGCCAAGTTACTAAAATTGCAGGCGGCAAAAAAGTTCACATCAATATCTCTGAAATCAAACATGCGGATCTGGATGCAATCTTGGTTGCAGAAAGCATCGCACAACAACTGGAACGTCGTGTATCTTTCCGTCGCGCTCTGAAACAAGCGATTCAAAGAACAATGCGTTCTGGCGCAAAAGGAATTAAAACTCAAGTCGGCGGACGTCTTGGCGGAGCCGAGATTGCTCGTTCGGAAGGATATAGTGAAGGAACAGTTCCTCTTCATACGCTCCGTGCTGATATTGACTATGGTACAGCAGAAGCGCATACTACTTATGGCCGTATTGGCGTAAAAGTATGGATCTATCGTGGTGAGGTACTTCCTCCGGCTAAGAAACAAGCTGCTCAGGAAGGAGGCAACTAA
- the rplD gene encoding 50S ribosomal protein L4, translating into MPKVSVFNVSGSQVEELELNDAVFGITPNVHVLNQAVLLQRASLRRGTHKVKGRSEVRGGGRKPWKQKGTGRARQGSIRSPQWKGGGTVFGPTPRSYSFKLPKKVRRLAIKSALSSKVIDNNIIVLDALALTTPKTKEFASILNNLKVERKALIVAPSYDDNVALSARNIPGVKFVAADGINVLDVLMYDKLIITKEAVQKVEEVLA; encoded by the coding sequence ATGCCAAAAGTATCCGTGTTTAATGTCAGCGGAAGCCAAGTAGAAGAATTGGAACTGAACGATGCGGTATTCGGTATTACACCTAATGTCCACGTTTTGAACCAAGCTGTATTGCTGCAAAGAGCATCTTTGCGTCGCGGTACACACAAAGTGAAAGGCCGTTCTGAAGTACGCGGCGGCGGACGTAAGCCTTGGAAACAAAAAGGCACAGGCCGTGCACGTCAAGGTTCGATCCGTTCACCACAATGGAAAGGCGGCGGTACTGTATTTGGTCCAACACCACGCAGTTACTCGTTCAAGCTTCCTAAGAAAGTTCGTCGTCTGGCGATTAAATCCGCATTGTCTTCCAAAGTGATTGACAATAACATTATTGTTCTGGATGCACTTGCTCTGACCACGCCTAAAACGAAGGAATTTGCATCGATCCTGAACAACTTGAAAGTGGAACGTAAAGCTCTGATCGTCGCTCCTAGCTATGATGATAATGTAGCTCTTTCCGCTCGTAATATTCCTGGAGTGAAATTCGTAGCGGCAGACGGCATTAATGTTCTTGACGTGCTTATGTACGACAAGCTGATCATTACGAAAGAAGCAGTTCAGAAGGTAGAGGAGGTGCTCGCGTAA
- the rpmC gene encoding 50S ribosomal protein L29 — MKANDLRNLTTAEIEQKIAGFKEELFNLRFQLATGQLDNPTRIRDVRREIARAKTVIRERELGIS; from the coding sequence ATGAAAGCTAATGATCTGCGTAACTTGACCACTGCAGAAATTGAGCAAAAGATTGCGGGTTTTAAAGAGGAGCTCTTTAACCTCCGTTTTCAATTGGCTACCGGACAGCTTGACAACCCGACTCGGATCCGTGATGTGCGCAGGGAAATAGCTCGTGCTAAAACCGTCATCCGTGAAAGAGAACTTGGGATTAGTTAA
- the rplW gene encoding 50S ribosomal protein L23, with product MKDPRDIIKRPVITERTADYMADLKYAFEVDIRANKTEIKQAVESIFKVKVTSVNTMRVPAKPKRYGRYNGYTTEWKKAIVTLSKDSKALEFFESVE from the coding sequence ATGAAAGATCCTCGTGATATTATCAAACGTCCGGTGATTACAGAACGTACTGCTGACTACATGGCTGACCTTAAGTATGCCTTCGAAGTTGACATTCGTGCTAACAAAACCGAAATCAAACAAGCCGTTGAGTCTATTTTCAAAGTGAAAGTAACCAGCGTTAACACTATGCGCGTCCCAGCTAAGCCGAAACGCTATGGCCGCTACAACGGTTATACAACCGAGTGGAAAAAAGCCATCGTAACGCTGAGCAAAGACAGCAAAGCGCTCGAGTTTTTTGAATCTGTAGAGTAA
- the rpsS gene encoding 30S ribosomal protein S19, with translation MSRSLKKGPFIDGYLLKKVEVMNESSKKAVIKTWSRRSTIFPQFIGHTFGVYDGRKHVPVYVTEDMVGHKLGEFAPTRTYKGHTDDDKKTRR, from the coding sequence ATGAGTCGCAGTTTGAAAAAAGGACCTTTCATTGATGGGTACCTGCTGAAAAAAGTAGAAGTGATGAACGAGTCGAGCAAGAAAGCTGTTATCAAAACTTGGTCCCGCCGTTCTACGATTTTCCCACAATTTATCGGTCACACGTTCGGTGTATACGATGGACGCAAACACGTTCCTGTATATGTAACGGAAGACATGGTAGGTCACAAATTGGGTGAATTTGCTCCAACACGTACTTACAAAGGTCATACGGACGATGACAAGAAAACAAGAAGATAA
- the rplC gene encoding 50S ribosomal protein L3 has protein sequence MKGILGKKLGMTQVFTAEGNVIPVTVIEAGPCVVLQKKDVENDGYEAIQIGFSDKKESRSNKPEAGHAKKANTAPKRYVREVRGVDLGAYEVGQELKADIFAEGEYVDVTGTSKGKGFQGNIKRWGQSRGPMAHGSRYHRGPGSMGSIQANRVPKGKHLPGHMGHVTVTVQKLEVVKVDTERNVLLIKGAIPGPKNSFVKINETVKK, from the coding sequence ATGAAAGGTATCTTAGGAAAAAAACTCGGAATGACTCAAGTGTTTACCGCTGAAGGTAACGTAATTCCTGTAACGGTTATCGAAGCAGGTCCTTGTGTTGTTCTGCAAAAGAAAGATGTCGAGAACGATGGATACGAAGCGATCCAAATCGGTTTCTCTGATAAGAAAGAAAGCAGATCCAACAAACCTGAAGCAGGTCATGCCAAAAAGGCTAATACTGCGCCTAAGCGCTACGTTCGCGAGGTTCGCGGTGTTGACCTCGGAGCATACGAGGTTGGCCAAGAGCTGAAAGCTGACATTTTTGCAGAAGGCGAATATGTTGACGTAACTGGTACTTCTAAAGGTAAAGGTTTCCAAGGTAACATCAAACGTTGGGGACAAAGCCGCGGACCAATGGCACACGGATCGCGTTACCATCGTGGACCAGGTTCCATGGGCTCCATTCAAGCAAACCGCGTTCCTAAAGGCAAACACCTTCCAGGACACATGGGCCATGTAACTGTAACTGTACAAAAGCTTGAAGTTGTAAAAGTTGATACAGAGCGTAACGTTCTGTTGATCAAAGGCGCTATCCCAGGCCCTAAAAACAGCTTCGTGAAAATCAATGAAACGGTGAAAAAATAA
- the rplB gene encoding 50S ribosomal protein L2, translated as MPIKKYKPTSPARRNMSVSTFEEITTNQPEKSLLAPLSKKAGRNNQGKITVRHHGGGHKRKYRIIDFKRTKDGIPGTVATVEYDPNRTSNIALIHYADGEKRYIIAPKGLKVGDKIESGPSADIKIGNALPMENIPVGTVIHNIELQPGKGGQLVRAAGTEAQLLGKEEKYVSVRLSSGEVRKLLKVCRATIGSVGNEDHELIKIGKAGRSRWLGQRPEVRGVVMNPNDHPHGGGEGRAPIGRKSPMSPWGKPTLGYKTRKKGKASDKYIVRRRTK; from the coding sequence GTGCCTATTAAAAAGTATAAACCTACTTCCCCGGCAAGACGTAACATGTCCGTATCTACTTTCGAAGAGATTACGACAAATCAGCCGGAGAAATCGTTGCTTGCACCGCTTAGCAAAAAAGCTGGCCGCAACAACCAAGGTAAAATTACAGTTCGTCACCACGGCGGCGGACATAAACGTAAATACCGTATCATCGACTTCAAACGTACGAAAGACGGCATACCAGGTACCGTTGCTACAGTTGAGTATGATCCGAACCGTACTTCTAACATCGCTCTGATCCACTATGCAGACGGAGAGAAACGCTACATCATCGCTCCTAAAGGTCTGAAAGTTGGAGACAAGATCGAATCCGGACCGAGCGCCGACATCAAAATCGGTAACGCTCTTCCAATGGAGAACATTCCAGTAGGTACTGTTATCCACAATATCGAACTGCAACCTGGCAAAGGCGGACAATTGGTTCGTGCTGCCGGTACCGAAGCTCAGCTTCTTGGTAAAGAAGAGAAATACGTATCCGTACGTTTGTCTTCTGGTGAAGTTCGCAAGCTCTTGAAGGTTTGCCGCGCAACCATCGGTTCTGTTGGTAACGAAGATCATGAGCTCATCAAAATCGGTAAAGCAGGCCGCAGTCGCTGGCTCGGACAACGTCCTGAAGTCCGCGGTGTAGTCATGAACCCTAACGATCACCCTCACGGTGGTGGTGAAGGCCGCGCTCCGATCGGTCGTAAATCGCCTATGTCTCCTTGGGGCAAACCAACCCTTGGTTACAAAACGCGTAAAAAAGGAAAAGCTTCTGACAAGTATATCGTTCGCCGCCGCACAAAATAA
- the rplN gene encoding 50S ribosomal protein L14: MIQPFTRLHVADNSGAKELMCIRVLGGTGRRTAAIGDLIVCSVKQATPGGVVKKGDVVKAVVVRTKRSVRRKDGSYIAFDENAAVVVKDDKGPRGTRIFGPVARELRDKDFMKIVSLAPEVI; encoded by the coding sequence ATGATTCAACCATTTACACGTCTGCATGTAGCTGACAATTCTGGTGCGAAGGAACTGATGTGTATCCGCGTATTGGGTGGTACGGGTCGTCGTACTGCTGCAATCGGTGATTTGATCGTTTGTTCCGTGAAACAAGCAACACCAGGCGGCGTTGTCAAAAAGGGTGACGTAGTCAAGGCTGTTGTGGTTCGTACGAAGCGTTCTGTACGCCGTAAGGACGGATCTTATATCGCATTTGACGAAAACGCAGCGGTTGTTGTTAAAGACGACAAGGGCCCACGCGGAACTCGTATTTTCGGACCAGTGGCTCGCGAACTTCGTGATAAAGACTTCATGAAAATCGTTTCCTTGGCACCGGAAGTTATCTAA
- the rpsJ gene encoding 30S ribosomal protein S10, translating into MAKQKIRIRLKAYDHRILDQSAEKIVETAKRSGAGVSGPIPLPTEKQIITILRAVHKYKDSREQFEMRTHKRLIDIVNPTPQTVDALMRLDLPSGVDIEIKL; encoded by the coding sequence ATGGCAAAGCAAAAAATTCGTATTCGTTTGAAGGCTTACGATCACAGAATTCTTGATCAATCCGCTGAGAAAATTGTTGAAACAGCGAAACGTTCGGGTGCAGGTGTATCTGGACCGATTCCGCTTCCAACTGAAAAACAAATCATTACTATTCTCCGTGCGGTACACAAGTATAAGGATTCTCGGGAACAATTCGAAATGCGCACACATAAGCGTTTGATCGACATTGTAAACCCAACTCCACAAACTGTGGATGCTCTTATGCGCTTGGACCTGCCGTCCGGTGTAGATATCGAAATTAAATTGTAA
- the rpsQ gene encoding 30S ribosomal protein S17, whose protein sequence is MSEERNARKVQVGKVVSDKMEKTIVVAVETYKKHDLYHKRIKYTKKFKAHDENNTAKIGDTVKIMETRPLSKDKRWRLVEVVEKAVII, encoded by the coding sequence ATGAGCGAAGAACGCAATGCTCGTAAAGTGCAAGTAGGTAAAGTTGTCAGTGACAAAATGGAAAAAACCATTGTTGTAGCTGTTGAAACTTACAAAAAACATGATCTCTATCACAAGCGTATTAAATACACTAAGAAATTTAAGGCGCATGATGAGAACAATACTGCAAAAATCGGAGATACCGTTAAAATCATGGAAACTCGTCCACTCTCCAAAGACAAACGCTGGAGATTGGTAGAAGTCGTTGAAAAAGCGGTTATCATCTAA
- a CDS encoding globin-coupled sensor protein translates to MKCPFGFISQKLHSKDNQNLQSNDLKQAFAEDFMERSSHFLPGHEELNEQMRMIDLNERDLSLLRQIKPAIETYMDRITDYFYESVLDVDKLEQIIVKHSTIERLKRTLRDHLLEIFDGNVDEEYINKRLMIAKVHKRVGLEPKWYLSAFQNLQNGFMEIIYKEILTDDEQRLKVIRTITKLLNLEQQLVLEAYEKENMLEKQLEYEKVKDELKNKIAMFSEDLVHLSISTNAAIEQLIASSGEVTDSFHKTSSLAVNSEKLAQEGSLQMDGLNERISSIYERTHEMEDYVKELTDASKQIEYIVDSVKEFASQTKMLSLNATIEAARAGEHGRGFGVVAQEVSRLSEDTKQTVVRIADLVKNSADITSKVVSKIKEVRQLTDTGRQQSSDTSMVFANIVGSMKHSTQEIVSVEEQIRLLITTIEGIGHSTSQAAGSAERFKAASAQL, encoded by the coding sequence ATGAAATGCCCGTTCGGTTTTATAAGTCAAAAGCTGCACAGTAAGGATAACCAGAATCTTCAAAGCAATGATTTGAAACAAGCTTTTGCCGAAGACTTTATGGAGCGAAGCTCGCATTTTTTACCCGGACACGAAGAACTCAATGAACAGATGCGAATGATCGACTTGAATGAAAGAGATTTAAGCTTACTTCGTCAAATTAAGCCGGCAATCGAAACATATATGGACCGGATAACCGATTACTTTTATGAGTCAGTATTGGATGTTGATAAGCTTGAACAAATTATAGTGAAGCACAGTACTATTGAACGATTAAAGAGAACGCTCCGTGATCATCTGCTGGAGATTTTCGATGGGAATGTCGATGAGGAATACATAAATAAAAGGTTGATGATCGCGAAAGTCCATAAAAGAGTGGGGTTAGAGCCAAAATGGTATTTATCAGCGTTTCAGAATTTACAAAATGGGTTTATGGAGATCATATATAAGGAGATACTAACGGATGACGAGCAAAGATTAAAGGTTATCCGGACGATTACCAAACTGCTCAATTTGGAGCAGCAGCTTGTGCTGGAGGCATACGAAAAAGAAAATATGCTAGAAAAACAGCTTGAATACGAAAAGGTTAAGGATGAATTAAAGAACAAAATTGCCATGTTCAGTGAGGATCTTGTTCATCTAAGTATTTCGACTAATGCTGCGATTGAGCAGCTGATTGCAAGCAGTGGTGAAGTTACCGATAGCTTCCATAAAACCTCTTCTCTTGCTGTCAACTCCGAGAAGTTGGCCCAGGAGGGAAGTCTGCAAATGGATGGACTCAACGAACGCATTAGCAGTATTTATGAGCGTACCCATGAAATGGAGGATTACGTTAAAGAACTAACTGATGCATCAAAACAAATTGAGTACATAGTGGATTCCGTAAAAGAGTTTGCAAGCCAGACTAAAATGCTTTCTTTAAATGCGACGATCGAAGCCGCAAGAGCCGGTGAACATGGCAGGGGCTTTGGTGTGGTTGCTCAGGAAGTCAGCCGTTTGTCTGAAGATACGAAGCAGACCGTCGTTCGCATTGCAGATTTGGTGAAAAACTCTGCCGATATCACATCCAAGGTCGTAAGCAAGATCAAAGAGGTGCGTCAGCTAACCGACACGGGAAGACAACAATCTTCCGACACGAGCATGGTCTTTGCCAACATTGTCGGTTCCATGAAACATAGCACCCAGGAAATTGTGTCGGTTGAGGAGCAGATCAGACTGTTGATTACTACAATAGAAGGAATAGGACATTCTACCTCGCAAGCAGCAGGTTCAGCAGAACGCTTCAAAGCCGCTTCTGCCCAGCTTTAA
- the rplX gene encoding 50S ribosomal protein L24, which translates to MPKVKKVLESHNNKLHVKKEDTVMVISGKDKGKKGRVIAAYPRENRVLVEGVNMVKKHQKPNQMNPQGGIIEQEAPIHVSNVMHLDPKSGKVTRVGYKVLDNGKKVRVAKKSGEVID; encoded by the coding sequence ATGCCAAAAGTGAAAAAGGTTCTGGAATCGCACAATAACAAGCTGCACGTCAAGAAAGAAGACACGGTTATGGTTATCAGCGGTAAAGACAAAGGCAAAAAAGGCCGTGTCATTGCAGCGTACCCTCGTGAAAACCGTGTGCTTGTGGAAGGCGTCAACATGGTGAAAAAACACCAGAAGCCGAACCAAATGAATCCGCAAGGCGGAATTATTGAACAAGAAGCGCCGATCCATGTATCCAATGTGATGCATCTTGATCCGAAGAGCGGTAAAGTAACTCGTGTTGGTTACAAAGTGCTCGATAACGGTAAAAAGGTTCGTGTTGCTAAGAAGTCCGGAGAAGTTATCGACTAA
- the rplP gene encoding 50S ribosomal protein L16 has product MLVPKRVKHRKQQRGHMKGMAKGGTELNFGEFGLQALEPTWITNRQIEAARIAMTRYIKRGGKVWIKIFPDKPITQKPLEVRMGSGKGNVEKWVAVVKPGKIMFELGGVPEEIAREAMRLAAHKLPIKTKFVKREELGGEANES; this is encoded by the coding sequence ATGTTGGTACCAAAACGTGTAAAACACCGCAAGCAACAACGCGGTCACATGAAAGGTATGGCTAAAGGCGGCACTGAGCTCAACTTCGGTGAATTCGGTCTGCAAGCTCTTGAGCCAACTTGGATTACTAACCGCCAGATCGAAGCAGCGCGTATTGCTATGACGCGTTACATCAAACGTGGCGGTAAAGTATGGATTAAAATTTTCCCTGATAAGCCGATCACTCAAAAACCTCTTGAGGTTCGTATGGGTAGCGGTAAAGGTAACGTAGAGAAATGGGTCGCAGTTGTCAAACCAGGTAAGATTATGTTTGAACTTGGAGGCGTGCCTGAGGAGATCGCTCGCGAAGCGATGCGTCTTGCCGCTCACAAGCTGCCGATCAAAACGAAGTTTGTGAAACGTGAAGAATTGGGTGGTGAAGCAAATGAAAGCTAA